A genome region from Magnolia sinica isolate HGM2019 chromosome 8, MsV1, whole genome shotgun sequence includes the following:
- the LOC131253694 gene encoding unknown protein 1-like, with the protein MAEKMEGELDSSSQYTSFEKTEVLETKDAKLSKMAIGCNLAPVTPVADRANREALAGSDTPITWVSSPPIAVTSKSDGTGSMDSDSGIRTPKRRVFDPFAPGPDELMFAPRKKPLEESRTRTMRRLNFESYGDFMESAGENDLEDVHEEKFLESVYESFLDAIVSNQAEGILAENQSLELGFCDGLKTPTSSPFLTGIAETCPGAPMKPAAKARNLLGISTCRKLEF; encoded by the coding sequence ATGGCAGAGAAAATGGAGGGTGAGCTGGATTCATCTTCTCAATACACTTCTTTTGAAAAGACAGAGGTTTTAGAGACTAAAGATGCCAAGCTTTCCAAAATGGCTATTGGGTGCAATCTGGCACCAGTTACCCCTGTTGCAGATCGAGCGAACAGGGAAGCTCTTGCTGGAAGCGACACACCGATAACTTGGGTTTCTTCCCCTCCGATAGCAGTTACCTCCAAATCGGATGGAACTGGAAGTATGGATTCTGATTCAGGCATTCGAACTCCAAAGCGTCGTGTTTTTGATCCCTTTGCTCCTGGTCCAGATGAGCTGATGTTTGCGCCTAGGAAGAAACCTTTGGAGGAGTCTAGGACCCGTACTATGCGGCGATTGAACTTCGAATCCTATGGTGATTTCATGGAAAGTGCAGGAGAGAATGACTTGGAAGATGTGCATGAAGAAAAGTTCTTGGAGTCGGTGTATGAATCATTCTTGGATGCGATTGTTTCTAATCAGGCTGAAGGAATTTTAGCTGAAAACCAGTCACTGGAATTGGGTTTTTGTGATGGGCTCAAGACCCCCACATCTTCACCTTTCTTGACGGGTATTGCCGAAACGTGTCCTGGAGCGCCCATGAAACCTGCAGCAAAAGCAAGGAATCTTTTAGGTATCAGTACATGCCGAAAGCTTGAGTTTTGA
- the LOC131253696 gene encoding reticulon-like protein B5 isoform X1, producing MPRFDLEKMSDPVEDISSESVMKKIHEKIHHYQDSSSSSDSESEKLMQASKKVRLFGRQQPVHALFGGGKSADIILWRNKQISAGILTGMTVLWLIFEWLGYHLLTFICHALIISLGVLCCWSHVSCAINKSPPKLPEVILPEDLFMSIALSLRHEMNNAFATFREIASGRDFRKFLMVIVSLWVVSVIGTWFNFLTLFYIVFVILHTVPVLYEKHEDHVDTFAEKAMNEINKQYKVFDAKVLRKLPKGLSMHKKQQ from the exons ATGCCTAGATTCGATCTG GAGAAAATGTCAGATCCTGTTGAAGATATCAGTTCTGAATCTGTGATGAAGAAGATTCATGAGAAGATCCATCATTACCAAGATTCTTCCTCGTCTTCAGATTCAGAGAGCGAGAAGCTGATGCAGGCGTCAAAGAAGGTTCGCTTGTTTGGGAGGCAGCAGCCTGTGCATGCCCTCTTCGGAGGCGGAAAAT CTGCTGATATTATACTATGGAGAAACAAGCAGATATCAGCAGGCATACTCACTGGCATGACGGTCTTGTGGCTTATCTTTGAATGGCTTGGCTATCACTTGCTTACTTTCATTTGCCATGCCCTCATAATTTCATTGGGGGTATTGTGCTGCTGGTCCCATGTATCTTGCGCCATCAATAA gtcTCCGCCAAAACTTCCTGAGGTTATCTTACCTGAAGACCTTTTCATGAGCATCGCTTTGTCATTGAGACATGAAATGAACAATGCTTTTGCAACCTTCCGGGAAATAGCTTCCGGGAGGGACTTCAGAAAATTTCTGATG GTGATTGTGAGCTTGTGGGTTGTTTCTGTAATTGGCACTTGGTTCAATTTCTTGACCCTCTTCTACATAG TGTTTGTGATTTTACACACGGTGCCAGTGCTTTATGAGAAGCATGAGGATCATGTGGACACCTTTGCAGAGAAAGCAATGAATGAGATCAACAAACAGTACAAGGTATTTGACGCCAAAGTACTCCGAAAGCTGCCAAAGGGTCTATCCATGCACAAGAAGCAGCAGTGA
- the LOC131253696 gene encoding reticulon-like protein B5 isoform X2 produces MSDPVEDISSESVMKKIHEKIHHYQDSSSSSDSESEKLMQASKKVRLFGRQQPVHALFGGGKSADIILWRNKQISAGILTGMTVLWLIFEWLGYHLLTFICHALIISLGVLCCWSHVSCAINKSPPKLPEVILPEDLFMSIALSLRHEMNNAFATFREIASGRDFRKFLMVIVSLWVVSVIGTWFNFLTLFYIVFVILHTVPVLYEKHEDHVDTFAEKAMNEINKQYKVFDAKVLRKLPKGLSMHKKQQ; encoded by the exons ATGTCAGATCCTGTTGAAGATATCAGTTCTGAATCTGTGATGAAGAAGATTCATGAGAAGATCCATCATTACCAAGATTCTTCCTCGTCTTCAGATTCAGAGAGCGAGAAGCTGATGCAGGCGTCAAAGAAGGTTCGCTTGTTTGGGAGGCAGCAGCCTGTGCATGCCCTCTTCGGAGGCGGAAAAT CTGCTGATATTATACTATGGAGAAACAAGCAGATATCAGCAGGCATACTCACTGGCATGACGGTCTTGTGGCTTATCTTTGAATGGCTTGGCTATCACTTGCTTACTTTCATTTGCCATGCCCTCATAATTTCATTGGGGGTATTGTGCTGCTGGTCCCATGTATCTTGCGCCATCAATAA gtcTCCGCCAAAACTTCCTGAGGTTATCTTACCTGAAGACCTTTTCATGAGCATCGCTTTGTCATTGAGACATGAAATGAACAATGCTTTTGCAACCTTCCGGGAAATAGCTTCCGGGAGGGACTTCAGAAAATTTCTGATG GTGATTGTGAGCTTGTGGGTTGTTTCTGTAATTGGCACTTGGTTCAATTTCTTGACCCTCTTCTACATAG TGTTTGTGATTTTACACACGGTGCCAGTGCTTTATGAGAAGCATGAGGATCATGTGGACACCTTTGCAGAGAAAGCAATGAATGAGATCAACAAACAGTACAAGGTATTTGACGCCAAAGTACTCCGAAAGCTGCCAAAGGGTCTATCCATGCACAAGAAGCAGCAGTGA
- the LOC131253697 gene encoding uncharacterized protein LOC131253697, whose protein sequence is MVVGAAPAALTLASFAGLAPSRAERALLITPTQRLPPNYLDRRIKPVIVRTSERASIRSASVTRAVAVDSNQFGSSEPVQKEESKKYYFVVANAKFMLDEEEHFQELLFERLRNYSERNKEQDFWLVVEPKFLDKFPNITKRLKRPAVALVSTNGTWITFMKLRLDRVLADNYEADSLEEALACNPTDLQFEKPENWVAPYPKYEFGWWESFLPPVSSKRAA, encoded by the exons ATGGTAGTCGGAGCAGCTCCGGCGGCTCTAACTCTAGCCTCCTTCGCCGGCCTTGctccgagccgagccgagcgagCTCTCCTCATCACCCCAACTCAACGTCTTCCGCCTAATTATCTCGACAGAAGAATCAAACCGGTGATTGTACGGACTAGCGAAAGAGCGTCGATCCGTTCAGCTTCCGTTACAAGAGCCGTTGCCGTCGACTCCAACCAGTTCGGCTCCTCCGAGCCAGTTCAAAAG GAAGAATCCAAAAAATACTATTTTGTGGTTGCAAATGCAAAATTCATGTTGGATGAAGAGGAACATTTTCAGGAGCTATTGTTTGAGAGGCTCCGAAACTACAGTGAACGTAATAAAGAGCAGGATTTCTGGCTGGTGGTTGAACCAAAGTTCCTTGATAAATTCCCAAATATTACCAAAAGATTAAAGAGACCTGCAGTTGCCCTTGTTTCAACCAATGGTACTTGGATCAC GTTCATGAAGCTGAGACTGGACCGAGTGTTAGCAGATAACTACGAAGCCGATAGTTTAGAAGAAGCGTTGGCTTGCAATCCCACTGACTTGCAGTTCGAGAAGCCAGAAAATTGGGTGGCTCCCTATCCAAAATACGAgtttggatggtgggaatcctTTCTGCCGCCGGTTTCAAGTAAAAGAGCTGCATAA